The Panicum virgatum strain AP13 chromosome 5K, P.virgatum_v5, whole genome shotgun sequence genome has a window encoding:
- the LOC120708776 gene encoding bZIP transcription factor 12-like isoform X1 has translation MPPVAGRASVTTPPTSESALGPSRERTARTPSLPHVSSTSSLPSSLAFRVLASQPTNHRLRLPKPRPPPLREQSCREEKKKKNNPTEGTRARRGRGRGGGPGRGRGGGRGAKRMASSRVMPSSSPSHTASDLARLAQAASRPGGGGGSGLGSMNVEELLRGIYGDMPTPATPAPAAGRPMPQAPPPAPGIAARKTAEQVWKEITTRGGSAGTAAPVPQAVVPAGAGGGAGAGVPEMTLEDFLAREGAVKEDEVRISGPSAPAEGQVAMGFLGGAEGVGVAGAGGGGGRGRKRQLMDPVDRGAMQRQKRMIKNRESAARSRERKQAYIAELESLVTQLEEENAELLREQEERHQKRLKELLERVTPVIVRKKPSQDPRRTNSMQW, from the exons ATGCCGCCAGTCGCCGGTCGGGCTTCCGTAACCACGCCACCAACCTCTGAGTCCGCTCTTGGGCCAAGCCGGGAGCGCACGGCAAGGACACCGTCGCTTCCCCACGTTTCGagcacctcctccctcccctcctcgcTCGCATTCCGAGTTCTAGCCAGCCAACCAACCAACCACCGGCTCCGTCTCCCGAagcctcgccctccgcccctccgagagcagagctgcagagaagagaaaaagaaaaaaaataatccgACGGAAGGGACaagggcgcggcgagggcggggacggggaggaggcccagggcgcgggcgcgggggcggcaggggcgccAAGCGCATGGCGTCGTCGAGGGTGatgccgtcgtcctcgccgtcgcACACGGCGTCGGATCTCGCGCGCTTGGCGCAGGCCGCCAgcaggcccggcggcggcgggggcagcggGCTGGGCTCCATGAACGTAGAGGAGCTCCTCCGAGGAATCTACGGCGACATGCCCACCCCAGCaacgcccgcgccggccgccggccgcccgatGCCGcaggctccgccgccggcgccggggatcGCCGCGCGGAAGACGGCGGAGCAGGTGTGGAAGGAGATCACGACGAGGGGTGGCAGTGCGGGGACAGCGGCTCCCGTGCCGCAGGCCGTCGTCCCCGCTGGcgcgggaggcggcgccggcgccggcgtcccgGAGATGACGCTGGAGGACTTCCTGGCGAGGGAGGGCGCGGTCAAGGAGGACGAGGTTAGGATTTCGGGCCCCTCGGCGCCGGCCGAGGGGCAGGTGGCCATGGGGTTCCTGGGCGGAGCGGAGGGCGTGGGTGTGGCTGgggctggcggcggaggcgggaggGGAAGGAAGCGGCAGTTGATGGATCCAGTGGATCGCGGGGCGATGCAGCGACAGAAACGAATGATAAAAAACCGCGAGTCTGCTGCCAGGTCACGTGAGAGGAAGCAG GCTTATATCGCTGAGCTAGAATCTCTAGTCACGCAGCTCGAGGAGGAGAATGCCGAGCTGTTGAGAGAACAG GAGGAGCGGCACCAGAAGCGGCTTAAAGAG CTTTTGGAACGAGTGACGCCAGTCATTGTGAGAAAAAAGCCGTCACAAGATCCTAGAAGAACAAACTCGATGCAGTGGTAG
- the LOC120708776 gene encoding bZIP transcription factor 12-like isoform X2: protein MPPVAGRASVTTPPTSESALGPSRERTARTPSLPHVSSTSSLPSSLAFRVLASQPTNHRLRLPKPRPPPLREQSCREEKKKKNNPTEGTRARRGRGRGGGPGRGRGGGRGAKRMASSRVMPSSSPSHTASDLARLAQAASRPGGGGGSGLGSMNVEELLRGIYGDMPTPATPAPAAGRPMPQAPPPAPGIAARKTAEQVWKEITTRGGSAGTAAPVPQAVVPAGAGGGAGAGVPEMTLEDFLAREGAVKEDEVRISGPSAPAEGQVAMGFLGGAEGVGVAGAGGGGGRGRKRQLMDPVDRGAMQRQKRMIKNRESAARSRERKQAYIAELESLVTQLEEENAELLREQEERHQKRLKEASFLSFWNE, encoded by the exons ATGCCGCCAGTCGCCGGTCGGGCTTCCGTAACCACGCCACCAACCTCTGAGTCCGCTCTTGGGCCAAGCCGGGAGCGCACGGCAAGGACACCGTCGCTTCCCCACGTTTCGagcacctcctccctcccctcctcgcTCGCATTCCGAGTTCTAGCCAGCCAACCAACCAACCACCGGCTCCGTCTCCCGAagcctcgccctccgcccctccgagagcagagctgcagagaagagaaaaagaaaaaaaataatccgACGGAAGGGACaagggcgcggcgagggcggggacggggaggaggcccagggcgcgggcgcgggggcggcaggggcgccAAGCGCATGGCGTCGTCGAGGGTGatgccgtcgtcctcgccgtcgcACACGGCGTCGGATCTCGCGCGCTTGGCGCAGGCCGCCAgcaggcccggcggcggcgggggcagcggGCTGGGCTCCATGAACGTAGAGGAGCTCCTCCGAGGAATCTACGGCGACATGCCCACCCCAGCaacgcccgcgccggccgccggccgcccgatGCCGcaggctccgccgccggcgccggggatcGCCGCGCGGAAGACGGCGGAGCAGGTGTGGAAGGAGATCACGACGAGGGGTGGCAGTGCGGGGACAGCGGCTCCCGTGCCGCAGGCCGTCGTCCCCGCTGGcgcgggaggcggcgccggcgccggcgtcccgGAGATGACGCTGGAGGACTTCCTGGCGAGGGAGGGCGCGGTCAAGGAGGACGAGGTTAGGATTTCGGGCCCCTCGGCGCCGGCCGAGGGGCAGGTGGCCATGGGGTTCCTGGGCGGAGCGGAGGGCGTGGGTGTGGCTGgggctggcggcggaggcgggaggGGAAGGAAGCGGCAGTTGATGGATCCAGTGGATCGCGGGGCGATGCAGCGACAGAAACGAATGATAAAAAACCGCGAGTCTGCTGCCAGGTCACGTGAGAGGAAGCAG GCTTATATCGCTGAGCTAGAATCTCTAGTCACGCAGCTCGAGGAGGAGAATGCCGAGCTGTTGAGAGAACAG GAGGAGCGGCACCAGAAGCGGCTTAAAGAGGCAAGTTTCTTAAG CTTTTGGAACGAGTGA
- the LOC120708776 gene encoding bZIP transcription factor 12-like isoform X3: protein MPPVAGRASVTTPPTSESALGPSRERTARTPSLPHVSSTSSLPSSLAFRVLASQPTNHRLRLPKPRPPPLREQSCREEKKKKNNPTEGTRARRGRGRGGGPGRGRGGGRGAKRMASSRVMPSSSPSHTASDLARLAQAASRPGGGGGSGLGSMNVEELLRGIYGDMPTPATPAPAAGRPMPQAPPPAPGIAARKTAEQVWKEITTRGGSAGTAAPVPQAVVPAGAGGGAGAGVPEMTLEDFLAREGAVKEDEVRISGPSAPAEGQVAMGFLGGAEGVGVAGAGGGGGRGRKRQLMDPVDRGAMQRQKRMIKNRESAARSRERKQAYIAELESLVTQLEEENAELLREQRL, encoded by the exons ATGCCGCCAGTCGCCGGTCGGGCTTCCGTAACCACGCCACCAACCTCTGAGTCCGCTCTTGGGCCAAGCCGGGAGCGCACGGCAAGGACACCGTCGCTTCCCCACGTTTCGagcacctcctccctcccctcctcgcTCGCATTCCGAGTTCTAGCCAGCCAACCAACCAACCACCGGCTCCGTCTCCCGAagcctcgccctccgcccctccgagagcagagctgcagagaagagaaaaagaaaaaaaataatccgACGGAAGGGACaagggcgcggcgagggcggggacggggaggaggcccagggcgcgggcgcgggggcggcaggggcgccAAGCGCATGGCGTCGTCGAGGGTGatgccgtcgtcctcgccgtcgcACACGGCGTCGGATCTCGCGCGCTTGGCGCAGGCCGCCAgcaggcccggcggcggcgggggcagcggGCTGGGCTCCATGAACGTAGAGGAGCTCCTCCGAGGAATCTACGGCGACATGCCCACCCCAGCaacgcccgcgccggccgccggccgcccgatGCCGcaggctccgccgccggcgccggggatcGCCGCGCGGAAGACGGCGGAGCAGGTGTGGAAGGAGATCACGACGAGGGGTGGCAGTGCGGGGACAGCGGCTCCCGTGCCGCAGGCCGTCGTCCCCGCTGGcgcgggaggcggcgccggcgccggcgtcccgGAGATGACGCTGGAGGACTTCCTGGCGAGGGAGGGCGCGGTCAAGGAGGACGAGGTTAGGATTTCGGGCCCCTCGGCGCCGGCCGAGGGGCAGGTGGCCATGGGGTTCCTGGGCGGAGCGGAGGGCGTGGGTGTGGCTGgggctggcggcggaggcgggaggGGAAGGAAGCGGCAGTTGATGGATCCAGTGGATCGCGGGGCGATGCAGCGACAGAAACGAATGATAAAAAACCGCGAGTCTGCTGCCAGGTCACGTGAGAGGAAGCAG GCTTATATCGCTGAGCTAGAATCTCTAGTCACGCAGCTCGAGGAGGAGAATGCCGAGCTGTTGAGAGAACAG AGACTTTAG